GTAATTACATGCATTTTTTATAAAACCAGATCCCTTCTCACCACAAATTGAACAATAACTGTACTGTACTTCAATATAAAGTATGGTTGTCGCTATCTGTCATGAGTTTTGTGCTCATATTTAGTTTGTTGttaaaaatatgactaaaagtgcaacaattaatcaattcGCCAATACGTAATCGGTAATCAAATTGCTTGATAACTGTTTTGAACATTGCTTAATCATTTAGAGCCCTTGTTAAACTTAAAATTGCCCAAATTCTTCAAGTTCAAACCCTCTAGCAAATATTTTCTGATTTCTGTTGTCCTTGATGTAAGCAGTTTAGTTCGGAATGTATTGACTATTCTAAACGATATGTTAAAATGCAATAAAGGTATTTTATACGATTTCTTCTGCTGTATAGGATATGGCCTGCTACAATAATAAGTTTGAACCCTGTGCTTTACAGCATCTAACGGACTCCTTCAAACACTTGAGTCTACCAGGGCCTCCAAATTGATGTGAAGGCGCCGAAACCTGGTGGTACGTCCTGCAGCTCCGACTCCTCTGATGAGGAACCGCCGTCCTGCAACTCCGACTCCTCTGACGAAAAAACCTGACTTTGTTCCGATTCCTTGGCAGGCGAAACCTGACTTTGCTCCAAGTCGGTGTCATCCAGGTCCGAGACGAAGTCGTCACTGGACACGCACGAGGCGGCCGGGGACACCAGCGGACCCGAGGGCGCCAGCGGCGGGGACCGGGGACCGCCGCAGGGGTCGGTGTCCATCGGAGTGGTCCGGAGGCGTTCCTGGCCATGGAATGGCATGCTTTCCAGGAGGTGGTTGAGCAGCTCAGCCCCCACATCGGGGTCCAACCCTGGGAAACTTGACACAAACGTGTGCACGTCGTGCATGCACTGGATGTA
The DNA window shown above is from Corythoichthys intestinalis isolate RoL2023-P3 chromosome 14, ASM3026506v1, whole genome shotgun sequence and carries:
- the hes6 gene encoding transcription cofactor HES-6; protein product: MAPARKHTPTDHCTRGLKSDRKMRKPLVEKKRRARINDSLHELRALMADTELQSKMENAEVLEMTVRRVESILQNRAQDVSIRHDARERFAAGYIQCMHDVHTFVSSFPGLDPDVGAELLNHLLESMPFHGQERLRTTPMDTDPCGGPRSPPLAPSGPLVSPAASCVSSDDFVSDLDDTDLEQSQVSPAKESEQSQVFSSEESELQDGGSSSEESELQDVPPGFGAFTSIWRPW